The Prochlorococcus marinus str. MIT 9301 genome window below encodes:
- the mfd gene encoding transcription-repair coupling factor, translated as MSLNTLVDYISNSQITSELIKRISKNNELNIIGSSRYAKSIILNSIAKTEGKNILLICPNEEIAYKWIGYFESINNKAVLYYPPTEHLPYSSINKSKEIEFSQLTVLSKLIEKEKNELNIVISTERSLQPHLVNKNLLIENKLNLQKGVQIEIKELANKLTLLGYTKENVTSSEGFWSRRGEIIDIYPVNNEFPVRLEFFDNVIEKIREYDPHTQKTLESINNIEIIQAGFDLLIKDKLNNLSKNSIFNSEDINKNNLDRYLGIIEEEPRNIIDFINKETILVIDELEDCKKFANNWYLDSESNFDNCVYELNENLKNNDINLEAKPNLHLKFEEILNSLRNFNLIKFYEFESKVNIDNRFLLNDKRLNSYSKNIGKLSNDINKNIKNNEKVWILSAQPLRTRTLLFEHECNTNFLNNPNDIDEAFKSINNSTPLILKNKNNYEIEGFSLPIWKVVLITDKELFSQQSLFNNVFIRRKKRSVNSNINVNKISPGDFIVHKNHGIGKFLKIEKINLTGDSRDYLVIQYQDGKISVAADQLGSVNRYRSSGKIKPKINKLGGTEWERIKDKNKKQIKKVAVDILKLYAKREKLKGHIYPEDGPWQDELEESFPYQPTPDQITAVKEIKSDMESDKPMDRLVCGDVGFGKTEVAVRAIFKAITSGKQVIFLAPTTILAQQHWRTINNRFSPYPIKVSLLNRFKSINERREIYAGLKNNKIDLVVATHQILGKEIEIKNLGLLVIDEEQRFGVRQKEKIKKIKTNIDVLTLSATPIPRTLYMSLSGLRQMSLLNTPPPSRRSIKTYLSEIDMDVIRTAINKELDRGGQIFYVLPRISDIDQAIDKLKNMIPNLKFIVAHGQMNETELENAMIAFNNGEVDLMICTTIIESGLDIPKVNTIIIEDSHKFGLSQLYQLRGRVGRSGVQAHAWLFYPNINKINDAAKQRLKAIKDFSELGSGYQLAMKDMEIRGVGSLLGEEQSGKVNAIGYDLYIEMLHEAISEISGQEIPEVNDTQIDLPINAFIPATWILNREEKLEAYKSATECSNNYELTELATDWVNRYGNLPKPVESLIMIMRLKLLAKKCGFNKIKLKKPNILIETKLKNSTFKILKNSLASSVQNKFNFNEGEQLSIITIRGLGATEIQNQIDQLMLWFGSFEKEINNFDKELIKRE; from the coding sequence ATGAGTTTAAATACTTTAGTTGATTATATTTCTAACTCACAAATTACTTCTGAATTAATAAAAAGAATTTCAAAAAATAATGAATTAAATATTATTGGTTCAAGTAGATATGCTAAATCAATAATTTTAAATAGCATCGCAAAAACAGAAGGGAAAAATATATTATTAATTTGTCCTAATGAAGAAATTGCCTACAAATGGATTGGTTATTTTGAAAGTATAAATAATAAAGCAGTTTTATATTATCCTCCAACAGAACATCTACCATACTCATCAATTAATAAATCCAAAGAGATTGAATTTAGTCAGCTTACTGTTTTATCTAAATTAATAGAAAAAGAGAAAAATGAACTTAATATTGTTATATCAACAGAAAGATCACTACAACCTCATCTAGTAAATAAAAACTTATTAATTGAAAACAAGTTAAATTTGCAAAAAGGGGTTCAAATCGAGATTAAAGAATTAGCAAATAAACTTACTTTGCTGGGTTATACAAAGGAAAATGTGACATCATCAGAAGGATTTTGGAGTAGAAGAGGGGAAATAATAGATATTTATCCTGTAAATAATGAGTTTCCTGTAAGATTAGAATTTTTTGATAATGTAATTGAGAAAATAAGAGAATATGATCCCCACACACAAAAAACATTAGAAAGTATCAATAATATTGAAATAATACAAGCTGGATTTGATTTGTTAATAAAAGATAAGTTAAATAATTTATCTAAGAACAGTATTTTTAATTCAGAAGATATAAATAAAAATAATCTTGATCGTTATTTGGGAATAATTGAAGAAGAACCTAGAAATATAATAGATTTTATAAATAAAGAAACAATTCTAGTAATTGATGAATTAGAAGATTGTAAAAAATTTGCAAATAATTGGTATCTAGATTCAGAAAGTAATTTTGATAATTGTGTGTACGAATTAAATGAGAACCTTAAAAATAATGACATAAATTTAGAAGCCAAACCTAATTTGCATTTAAAGTTTGAAGAAATATTAAATTCACTGAGAAATTTTAATTTAATAAAGTTTTATGAATTTGAATCTAAAGTCAATATTGATAATAGGTTTTTGTTAAATGATAAAAGATTAAATTCATACTCTAAAAATATAGGAAAATTATCCAATGATATAAATAAAAATATAAAAAATAATGAAAAAGTATGGATATTATCAGCACAGCCATTGAGAACAAGGACTTTACTTTTTGAGCACGAATGTAATACAAACTTCTTAAACAATCCTAATGATATTGATGAAGCATTTAAGTCAATTAATAATTCAACTCCTTTAATTTTAAAAAATAAGAACAATTATGAAATCGAGGGTTTTTCTCTTCCGATATGGAAAGTTGTCCTGATAACAGATAAAGAATTATTTTCACAACAATCTCTTTTTAATAATGTATTCATAAGAAGAAAAAAAAGAAGTGTCAATTCAAATATAAATGTCAATAAGATTAGTCCCGGTGATTTTATAGTCCATAAAAATCATGGGATAGGAAAATTTTTAAAAATTGAAAAAATAAATTTAACTGGAGATTCAAGAGATTATTTAGTCATTCAATATCAAGATGGGAAGATAAGTGTTGCCGCTGATCAACTCGGTAGTGTTAACAGATATAGATCAAGCGGAAAAATAAAGCCAAAAATAAATAAATTAGGGGGGACAGAATGGGAAAGAATAAAAGATAAAAATAAGAAACAAATCAAGAAGGTTGCTGTCGATATATTAAAACTTTATGCAAAGAGAGAAAAATTAAAGGGGCACATATATCCAGAGGATGGTCCTTGGCAAGATGAATTAGAGGAATCATTCCCTTATCAACCAACCCCAGATCAAATTACTGCTGTTAAGGAAATAAAATCTGATATGGAAAGCGATAAGCCAATGGACAGGTTAGTTTGTGGAGATGTTGGATTTGGTAAAACAGAAGTCGCTGTTCGGGCTATTTTTAAGGCTATAACATCAGGCAAACAGGTAATATTTCTAGCTCCTACAACAATCCTAGCTCAACAACATTGGAGAACCATAAATAATAGATTTTCACCTTACCCAATTAAAGTATCATTACTCAATAGATTCAAATCCATTAATGAAAGAAGGGAAATCTATGCAGGTTTGAAAAATAACAAAATTGATTTAGTTGTAGCAACACACCAAATTTTAGGAAAAGAAATAGAAATTAAAAATTTAGGATTACTTGTTATTGATGAAGAACAAAGATTTGGAGTAAGGCAAAAGGAGAAAATAAAAAAAATCAAAACCAACATAGACGTTTTAACTCTCTCAGCAACTCCAATTCCAAGAACTCTTTATATGAGCTTATCTGGACTAAGACAAATGAGCTTACTAAATACTCCTCCTCCATCAAGAAGATCAATAAAAACATATTTATCTGAAATAGATATGGATGTTATAAGAACTGCAATTAATAAAGAACTTGATAGGGGAGGTCAAATTTTTTATGTTCTTCCAAGAATTTCTGATATTGATCAAGCTATAGACAAATTAAAAAATATGATTCCCAACTTAAAATTTATTGTTGCTCATGGGCAAATGAACGAAACAGAGCTTGAAAATGCAATGATTGCTTTTAATAATGGAGAAGTTGATCTAATGATATGTACAACGATAATTGAAAGTGGATTAGACATCCCTAAAGTAAATACAATCATTATTGAAGATTCTCACAAATTTGGCCTTTCACAACTTTATCAACTTAGAGGAAGAGTTGGAAGAAGCGGTGTACAAGCACATGCTTGGTTATTCTATCCAAATATAAATAAAATTAATGACGCTGCAAAACAAAGATTGAAAGCGATAAAAGACTTTTCAGAACTAGGAAGTGGATACCAACTTGCTATGAAAGATATGGAGATAAGAGGTGTTGGAAGTTTACTAGGAGAAGAACAAAGTGGAAAGGTTAATGCGATTGGATATGATTTATATATAGAGATGCTCCATGAGGCTATTTCAGAAATCAGTGGGCAAGAAATACCTGAAGTTAACGACACGCAAATTGATCTACCTATAAATGCATTTATACCAGCAACATGGATATTAAACAGGGAAGAGAAGCTTGAGGCTTACAAATCTGCTACTGAATGTTCAAATAATTATGAATTAACTGAATTAGCTACAGACTGGGTGAATAGATATGGAAACTTACCCAAACCTGTTGAGTCCCTGATTATGATAATGAGACTAAAGTTACTAGCTAAAAAATGTGGTTTTAATAAGATCAAGCTCAAAAAGCCAAACATCCTGATAGAGACAAAATTAAAAAATTCTACTTTTAAAATTCTTAAAAATTCTTTAGCAAGTAGTGTTCAAAATAAATTTAATTTTAATGAAGGCGAACAATTATCAATCATAACTATAAGAGGTTTAGGTGCAACTGAAATTCAAAATCAAATTGATCAACTAATGTTGTGGTTCGGGTCTTTTGAAAAAGAAATAAATAATTTCGATAAAGAACTTATTAAAAGAGAATAA
- a CDS encoding DUF4335 domain-containing protein: MMQNKLSFHQSSASLEIIGLPDYSNNEKKDQISIISQWKLTLVDKPLIEGKIEHLGPIMDAFYIYSNLLIKNEIPIYESKLIDIKADNLHTHNIVLKSSKTNVKPLVLKIGNSLLSDTLNCFDQLNESPKVRIKKTDIRTNIPKKLRLGLNKKINFFNFFIPPFFAICSLILFSSSFIYFYSPFENIEKKELINSE; this comes from the coding sequence ATGATGCAAAATAAATTGTCATTTCATCAATCTTCCGCAAGCCTCGAAATAATTGGACTGCCAGATTATTCAAATAATGAGAAAAAGGATCAAATATCTATTATTTCTCAATGGAAATTAACCCTAGTTGATAAACCACTTATTGAAGGAAAAATTGAACATTTAGGGCCTATTATGGATGCTTTTTATATTTATTCAAATCTTTTAATCAAAAATGAAATCCCAATATATGAGTCTAAATTAATCGATATAAAAGCCGATAATCTCCACACACATAATATTGTTCTCAAGAGCTCTAAAACAAATGTAAAGCCTTTAGTTTTAAAGATTGGTAATTCATTGCTTTCTGATACTTTAAATTGTTTTGATCAGTTAAATGAATCGCCAAAAGTAAGAATAAAAAAAACTGATATACGTACTAACATTCCTAAAAAATTAAGATTAGGGTTAAATAAAAAAATTAACTTTTTCAATTTCTTTATTCCACCGTTTTTTGCTATTTGCTCTTTAATTCTATTCTCTTCTTCTTTTATTTATTTTTATAGTCCTTTTGAAAATATAGAAAAAAAAGAACTAATAAACTCTGAATAA
- a CDS encoding DUF3038 domain-containing protein, which produces MKVLTRGNQVSRKSIEKLDLLLLILETIDLNGIDSLYALSTRLNLNTVFPNKVTIWKLRNNNPLRKSYVTNNIKLNEFDALIRITVEMSKYLYPYIREIMKSKENIEQNSVIWNDFKNRFIELIKERFNVDSMRVKKLLNQAENDEIIIKSLLILSFCISNKGYQKLKNFLYDF; this is translated from the coding sequence ATTAAAGTTTTAACTAGAGGAAATCAGGTATCAAGAAAATCTATAGAGAAGCTTGATTTATTATTATTAATATTAGAGACTATTGACTTAAATGGTATAGACTCCCTTTACGCCTTATCAACTAGACTTAATCTAAATACGGTTTTTCCAAATAAAGTGACTATTTGGAAATTAAGGAACAATAATCCATTGAGAAAATCTTATGTTACTAACAATATTAAACTTAACGAATTCGATGCCTTAATTAGAATTACAGTTGAAATGTCTAAATATTTATATCCTTATATCAGAGAGATAATGAAATCTAAAGAAAATATTGAACAGAATTCAGTTATTTGGAATGATTTTAAAAATAGATTTATTGAGTTAATTAAAGAGAGGTTTAATGTAGATAGTATGAGAGTGAAAAAGCTTTTAAATCAAGCTGAAAATGATGAGATTATAATAAAATCTTTGCTTATTTTATCTTTTTGCATTTCAAATAAGGGTTATCAAAAGTTGAAGAATTTTTTATACGATTTTTAA
- a CDS encoding DUF2949 domain-containing protein, with protein sequence MNNYVSREMIIYLFNVLGLDESTIELGIKLSLKNNTPLPILLWSYGMLTIEELDKLYSFLFQKMD encoded by the coding sequence ATGAATAATTATGTATCTAGAGAAATGATAATTTATTTATTTAATGTATTAGGTTTAGATGAATCTACTATTGAACTCGGTATAAAATTATCTTTAAAAAATAACACCCCATTGCCAATATTATTATGGAGTTATGGAATGCTAACTATTGAAGAACTAGATAAGTTATATTCATTTTTATTTCAAAAAATGGATTAA
- a CDS encoding FAD-dependent monooxygenase yields MKNKFNFKIVGSGPTGLLLSIALSKFDCNIFLTDLLTKDRLIDKDKTYAITHSTRKILSKFRLWKKLEPFLSGFDTLSISDSVTSAFTNLSTSDLDDDISSSKHIGWVVKHSDLMNVFFQEIDNYENIFFMNPQSLLRKKILFDYQFFATGANSLDKKVLNFFNIKKSYSQSCLTFKVCIRGHCEKRAYEIFRKEGPLALLPLEKNLYQVIWTSSTLKAIERLNFDKNFLMDNLSTILPDEFKLDQIIGEFNIFPVSLSLNLPALNFKKFVFVGDAFHTFHPVGGQGLNTCWRDVNTIYDLFNKNNAITKMQLISFKFKYFSSRILDIIFTIFITDSLISIFANRNVFLFPIRKFSFLLLNKFLFTRKLVLNQMTKSLIYSSIK; encoded by the coding sequence ATGAAAAATAAATTCAATTTTAAAATTGTTGGATCAGGTCCCACAGGTTTATTACTTTCAATTGCACTTTCAAAATTTGATTGCAATATTTTTTTAACTGATTTATTAACAAAAGATAGATTAATTGATAAAGATAAAACTTATGCAATTACTCACTCAACGAGAAAAATCTTATCTAAATTTAGACTTTGGAAAAAATTAGAACCATTTTTATCTGGCTTTGATACCCTTTCAATTTCAGATAGCGTAACTTCTGCTTTTACAAATTTATCAACTTCTGACTTAGATGATGATATAAGTTCTTCTAAACATATTGGCTGGGTAGTTAAACATTCGGATCTCATGAACGTATTTTTTCAAGAGATTGATAATTATGAAAATATTTTTTTTATGAATCCACAGAGTTTATTACGTAAAAAAATATTATTTGATTATCAATTCTTTGCAACAGGAGCAAACTCACTTGATAAAAAAGTCTTAAATTTTTTTAATATAAAAAAATCTTATAGTCAGTCTTGTTTAACTTTTAAAGTTTGTATTAGAGGTCATTGTGAAAAGCGTGCTTATGAAATATTTAGAAAAGAAGGCCCTCTTGCATTATTACCTTTAGAAAAAAACTTATACCAAGTAATTTGGACTTCCAGTACCTTAAAGGCAATTGAAAGGTTAAATTTCGACAAGAATTTTTTAATGGATAATTTATCAACAATCTTGCCAGATGAATTTAAGTTGGACCAAATAATTGGCGAATTTAATATTTTTCCTGTTTCATTATCCTTAAATTTACCAGCATTAAATTTTAAAAAATTCGTTTTTGTAGGAGATGCATTTCATACATTTCATCCTGTTGGTGGTCAGGGTTTAAATACTTGTTGGAGAGATGTAAATACTATTTATGATCTTTTTAATAAAAATAATGCTATTACTAAAATGCAATTGATATCATTTAAATTTAAGTATTTTTCAAGCAGGATTTTAGATATTATCTTCACTATTTTTATAACTGACTCATTGATATCAATTTTTGCTAATAGAAACGTTTTTTTATTTCCAATTAGGAAATTTTCATTTTTACTTTTAAATAAATTTCTTTTTACAAGAAAATTAGTCCTAAATCAAATGACTAAATCTCTCATTTACTCAAGTATTAAATAG